CCTGCTGTCGCGGGTGGTGAGCGGCTTCGTCGCCGAGACCTTCGGTTGGCGCGCCATGTTCGTCGCGGCCGCGGTCAGCGTGGCCCTGCTGGCGGTGGTGCTGGCGAAGGGTTTGCCGCGCTTTGCGCCGACCACCAGCAAGCCCTACCCGGAGCTGCTGAAATCGCTGGTGCACCTGTGGGTCGAATATCCGAAGCTGCGCCAGGCCGCGCTGGCCCAGAGCCTGCTGGCGCTCGGCTTTTCCGCCTTCTGGTCGACCCTGGCCGTGATGCTGCACGATGCGCCCTTCCACCTGGGCTCGGGCGCTGCCGGCGCCTTCGGCCTGGCCGGCGCGGCCGGCGCCCTGGCCGCGCCCTTCGCCGGCCGCCTGGCGGACCGCCACGGCCCGGACTGGGTGCTGCGCATCGCCTGCGCCATCGCGGTGGTGTCCTTCGCGTCGATGCTCCTGATGCCACTGCTGCCGGTGTCGGCCCAGCTGGTGCTGCTGGCGCTGGCGACGGTCGGCTTCGACCTGGGCGTGCAGGCCAGCCTGATCTCGCACCAGACCATCGTCTACGGCATCGCGCCGGAAGCGCGCAGCCGCCTGAACGCGGTGCTGATGACCTGCATGTTCATCGGCATGGCGACCGGCGGCCTGCTCGGCGCCCAGGTGCTGGCGAGCTGGGGCTGGATGGGCGTGACCCTGGTGGCGACCCTGGCGGCCGGCGGCGCGCTGCTGGTGCGCCTGGGGACCAAACGGTAATCAGGCCGGCGCGATGCTGGTCGCCGCATTGACGGCCAGCTGCGCGGCGAAGGCCCGCTGATAGGCCGGCCGCGCTTCGCCGCGCGCCACATAGGCGCCCAGCTTCGGAAATTCGTCGAGGATGCCCGACGGCCGCGCCCTGAGCAGCACCGACACCATCATCAGGTCGCCCGCGCTGAACGCGCCGTCGAGCCAGTCGGCATCGCCCAGGCGCGCCGACAACTGCCGCAGGCGCTGGCGGACGCGCTCCATGACCAGCGGGATGCGCTCCTGGGCCCAGGGCTTGTCGCCCTCGAGGATCCTGGCGGTGAAGATGTCGAGGATCGGCGGCTCCACGGTATTCACGGCGGCGAACATCCACGCGACCGCGCGCGCCCGCGCGTTGGCCTCGGCCGGCAGCAGGCCGGGGAAACGCTGGGCGATATGCAACACGATCGCGCCGGTCTCGAACAGCGCGAGACCGTCTTCCTCGTAGGTCGGGATCTGGCCGAAAGGATGCAGGGCCAGATGCGCGGGCTCCTTCATCGCGCCGAAGGACAGCAGGCGCACCGCGTAGAGCTGGCCCGTTTCTTCGAGGGCCCAGCGCACGCGGGTATCGCGCGCCAGTCCCTTGCCGCCGTCGGGCGAACGTTCGAAGGCGGTGATCGTGATGCTCATCGCAGGACTCCTCGTATCAGTAGCTGCCGAAGGGGAAGGGCCGCTTGGTGACGGCGACCAGGACGATGTACGCGAACAGCGCCAGCGCCGCGGCAAACGCGGCCTGGCGCTGGCCGGGCGAGCGTCCGCGCTTCAATGCGACCGAGCCTAGCACGATATAGCCGAGCAGGGCCAGCACCTTGGCCGTCAGCCAGGGCTGCTGGCCCGGATAGCGATGGCTCCAGGCGGCCAGGCCGACGGCGCTGGCCAGCAGCAGGGTATCGACGATGTGCGGCGCGATGCGCACCCAGCGCCGGCCCAGCATGGGCGAGGCGCGCAGCATCCAGGCGCCGCGCAGCAGGAACAGCGTGCCCGAGAGGGCGACGCAGCCGATGTGGAAGTGCTTCAGGCTCAGGTAGTCGATGCGGTAGTCCATGCGGACTATGATACCGTCCCGATGCGCATGTTGATCGGCCAGCGGATGCTGCGCCTGAGGTTCGGATCGCCCCAGGCCTGTCCGATATCGTTGGCGAATGCCGTGAGCAGCGCTTCCTGCCCGGCTTCCTTCGCGCTCTTCACGGCCGACCAGGTCGTGAGATAGCCCAGGAACTCGCTCAGGTGCCAGTCGAGGCGGATTTCCAGCGCGGGCGGCGCCAGTTCCTCGAAGGGGAAGTCGATCGTCGCATAGCCCGTATCGACCAGCTTGCGCTCCGGTGGCCAGTAAGGACCGATCTCTTCCCAATAAAACTTCTGGAAACGTGCGTCGAGCGCGGGGTCGAGCTTCATCACGCCGTAGCTGACCAGCGCCAGGACCGCGCCCGGGACGGCGATCCTGCGCGCTTCCCGGTAAAAGGCCGGCAGGTCGAACCAGTGCGCGGCCTGGGCCGCCGTGATCAGGCTGGCGCTGGCATCGGGCAGGGGCAGCTGTTCGGCGGGCGCGCAGCGGTAATCGATGCGCTCGTCCGGGACCGCGTTCGCGATCTGGTCTTCGCTTGGATCGAGGCCGACCACCTTGCCGAAGTAAGGCGCAAGCAGCTGGGTCAGCTGGCCGTTGCCGCAGCCGACGTCGACGGCGAGTTGCTGGCCCGGCGCCTGCGATGCCAGGAAGGCCGCGAGCTGCGGCGGATACTCGGGCCGGAAGCGGGCGTAGGCGCGGCCGCCCTGGTCGAACCAGTTGCGGGATGGGGCCTTATTTGTCGGCATGTGAACTTGCTCCTTTTGCTTGTGCTTTCGCGGTGGCGATACGGGCTGAAAAACCTTCGCGCTGCAGCGCTTCGGCAGCAGCTTCCAGCACCTGCCGCAGGGGATAGCCGATCTCCTGTTCGAGCCCGTCGATGGCGCCGAAGGTGGCGCGCCAATGACGTTCGAGCTTGGCCACCAGGCTGCGCCCGGCCGCGGTCAGCCGGATGCCGCTCTTGCGTCCATCCTCGACCGCGTGGCGCGCGATGAGGCCATCGCCTTCCAGCAGCGCGACGGTCTGGCTGATGGCGCCTTGCGTGAGGCGGGTGCGCTCGGTGATGTCGGTGACCGTCTGCGCGCCGGCGTCCAGGGCGCGCAGGACCGGCGTGTAGCGCGCCCGGTAGTTCAGGCTCATCGCACGGTAATGCTCTTCCGCGCCCTGTTCGACCAGGTCGTTGACGTAGCGGAGCAGTTCGCCCAGCCCGGGTGCTTGTCTCGAATTCATGCACCGATAATACATTAGCGCTAATGTAAATTCAAGGCCGGGACGCCGCCAGGCTGGCGACGACCGCCGCCGCCAGGATCAGCCCGACCACGCCCAGCGCGATGCCGACCGGGATCTTGTAAAGGTCCAGCAGCAGCATCTTCGCGCCGATGAAGATCAGGATCGCCGCCAGCCCGTACTTCAGCAGGTGGAAGCGCTGCGCCATGTCGGCCAGCAGGAAAACCATCGCGCGCAGGCCGAGGATGGCGAAGATGTTGGAGGTGAACACGATGAAGGGATCCCGCGTGACGGCGAAGATGGCCGGTATCGAGTCGACCGCGAAGATCAGGTCGGTGACCTCGACCAGCGCCAGCACCAGGAACAGCGGCGTCGCATGGCGCAGGCCCTGCAGGGTCACGAAGAAGCGCTCGCCGTGGTAGTGCTCGGCGATCCGCAGGTGGCCGCGCATCCAGCGCAGCACCGGGTTGGCCGCGAGCCCGGGCTCGCGGCCGGCGAACAGCAGCATCTTTACGCCCGTCGCCAGCAGCAGCAGGCCGAACAGGTAGAGGAGCCAGTGGAAGCGCGCCAGCAGGAGGGCGCCGAGCCAGACCAGGATGGCGCGCATGAGGATCGCGCCCAGCACGCCGTACAGCAGCACGCGTTTCTGCAGCGCGGCCGGGACCGCGAAGTAATGGAAGAGGCTGATCCAGACGAACACGTTGTCGACCGCCAGCGACTTCTCGATCAGGTAGCCGGTGAAGTATTCGAGCGCCCGCGCGCGCGCGATGTCCGGGCTGGCAATGCCGGCGAGGTAGCACCAGAACAACGCGCCGAAGACCAGCGCGATGCTCACCCAGATCACCGACCAGGCGGCCGCCTCGCGCGCGCCGACCGTGTGTGCGCCTTCCTTCTTGAGCATGAAGAAATCGACGGCCAGCAAGGCGATGACCAGCACCGTGAAGGATGCGTAGAGGCTGGGCGTGCCGATCGAGGCGGGCATCGTTCCACCTGCAGCGAGAGCGTTGGTTTTGCTGGGACAGCGGAGCGGGACGATAAATCCCGGCGGCTTACTTCAATGCGCAGGTCCAGCGATGTTCCGGCAGGGTCGGCGTCACCAGGTAGAACCTGTTGCTGTCGCCCTTGATCGGTGTGGCCTCGCCCTTGTCCAGGTAGCCGCCCGTAAAGCTGATCTTTCCGGATGCCGCGTCAAAGGCGAAGCGCCCCGTGCTTGGTTTCTCGAACCCGAGATAACTGTATGCGCCGTCTGGCGACACGGTGAAGCTGCCGTGCGGGATGAATTCGTAAGTGCCGGAACTTGCCTTGAACTTCGAGGATACGCAACTGTACTTGCCATGCGTGAGCGGCGCGGCGTGCGCCGCAGCGCCGAAGGTGCAGGACAACAGAATGGCGCATGCCAGTAACTTCATGGTCTTCCCCCGATGTTCTTGAATGAATGGTCGAGAAGATATTGTGCACCACTAATGCCGATCCAGGCCAGTGAGGCAGTTACAGGGGAAATTTCTGGAAGAAGATGGTCGGGGTGAGAGGATTCGAACCTCCGGCCTCTACGTCCCGAACGTAGCGCTCTACCGGGCTAAGCTACACCCCGACTGGTATGAAACTTGAAACTGCGTGCTGAGGGAGAAAACTGATGGTCGGGGTGAGAGGATTCGAACCTCCGGCCTCTACGTCCCGAACGTAGCGCTCTACCGGGCTAAGCTACACCCCGACTGGTTTGAGATCCGTCGCCGAATCTCGGGAAGGCATTACTATAGTTGCCTCAATGGTTCCTGTCAACTGCGAAGCTGCACAGCTGCAGCAGGCTCTGCTTGTATTCGCTCTCCGGCAGGTCGGCGATTGCGTCGGCGGCGCGCCTGGCGGCGGCTTCGGCTTCGCCGCGCGTATAGTCGAGCGCACCGCTGGCGGTGACGGCGGCCAGCACGGCGTCGAAATGGGTCTCGTCGCCCTGTTCGATGCAGCTGCGGATCAGTTCGCGCTGCTCCGGCGTGCCGTTTTCCATCACGTAGATCAGGGGCAGGGTAGGCTTGCCTTCGCGCAGGTCGTCGCCGACGTTCTTGCCGATCTCGGCGGCGTCGCCGGCGTAGTCGAGCACGTCATCGATCAACTGGAACGCAGTGCCCAGCGAGCGGCCGTATTCGCCGGCGGCGTCGACCTGGGCGTCGTTCGCGCCAGCCACCAGGGCGCCGAGCTGGGCGGCGGCCTCGAACAGCTTGGCGGTCTTGGAGCGGATCACGGTCAGGTAGCTTTCCTGGGTGACGTCCGGATCGTGCATGTTCAGCAGCTGCAGGACTTCGCCTTCCGCGATCACGGTGGTGGCGCGCGACAGGATTTCCATCACGCGCATGTCGTCCAGGCTGGTCATCATCTCGAAGGCGCGCGAGTACAGGTAGTCGCCGACCAGCACCGAGGCCGCATTGCCGAACATGGCGTTGGCGGTCTGGCGGCCGCGGCGCATCGAGGATTCGTCGACCACGTCGTCGTGCAGCAGGGTCGCGGTGTGGATGAACTCCACCACCGCGGCCAGTTCGTGGTGGCCCGCGCCCTTGTAGCCGTAGGCGTTTGCCAGCAGCAGCACCAGCACCGGACGGATCCGCTTGCCGCCGGCGCTGATGATGTATTCGGAGATCTGGTTTACCAGCGCGACCTCAGACTGCAGCCGCTGTCGGATCACGCCGTTCACGGCCTCCATGTCGGCTGCGATCGTGCGGGTGATGGGGTTCTGTTGGGCGGTTTGGGTGGCGGCGGACAAGGCGGACCTGCTGACGTTGAGTGCGATGTGGATGTGTTAAGTGGCGCGATTATACGATAAGCAAGCAATTCTCGCGCTTTTTCACATGAGTTGCGCGGGCAGGGGCATCCAATGTATAATCCTCTGTTCCCCGGATCCCGAGCACGCTGTACGCCGGATCCGTTGGAATTTCTTCAAACAATCAATGAGGTTTCAAATCATGTACGCGGTCATAAAAACCGGTGGCAAGCAGTATAAAGTTGTCGCTGGCGAAAAACTCAAAATCGAACAGATACCGGCAGACATTGGTTCCGAACTCACTATCGATCAGGTTCTCGCCGTCGGCGAGGGCGAGAGCATCAAATTTGGTGCTCCGCTGGTGGAAGGTGCTTCGGTTCGCGTGACTGTTGTTTCGCAGGGTCGCCACGACAAAGTGCGTATCTTCAAGATGCGTCGTCGTAAGCACTACCAGAAGCGTCAGGGCCATCGCCAGAACTACACCGAAATCCAAGTGGTTGCGATCAACGGCTAATCGCCGCGCGTCCTCATCAGTCATCAAGGAGCATCTAAATGGCACACAAAAAAGGCGGCGGTACTACCCGCAACGGCCGTGACTCAGAAAGCAAACGCCTTGGCGTGAAAGTCTACGGCGGCCAGTCGATCAACGCAGGCGGCATCATCATGCGTCAGCGCGGCACCACCATCCGTCCGGGCACCAACGTTGGCCTGGGCAAGGACCACACCCTGTTCGCCCTGGTGAACGGCACTGTCAAGTTCGTCAAGCAAGGCGTCGGTTCGAAGCAGTACGTGACCGTCGTTGCTGCTGAAGCAGTCGCTGCTTAATACGCAGGCGTAAAAAGAACCTCGGCGTATCGCTACGCGAGCCGCCGGGTTCCAGTGAGGCGCAAGCCTTGCAATCGATAGGCTCTGCCACAGGTAGAGCCTTTTTAATTTCTGGCGTTGTCACCGTTAAGTGCGTATCCATGGGCCCATCTTGTGGCACATTTAACAGTGACATAGCCTTCAGTTTTGGTGGTTCATCATGAAGTTTATCGACGAAGCAAGAATCGAAGTCATCGGCGGCGACGGCGGCAATGGCTGCGCCTCGTTCCGGCGCGAGAAATTCCGCCCCTTCGGCGGTCCGGACGGCGGCGACGGCGGCCGCGGCGGCTCGATCTGGGTCGTTGCCGACCGCAATATCAATACGCTGGTCGACTTCCGCTTCTCCAAAGTGCACATGGCCAAGAACGGCGAACCGGGACGCGGCTCCGATTGCTATGGCAAGGGCGCCGAAGACGTCACCCTGCGCATGCCGGTCGGCACCATCATCATCGATGACAACAACGGCGAGATCATCGCCGACCTGACCGAGCACGGCCAGAAGGAACTGCTGGCGCGCGGCGGCGAGGGCGGCTGGGGCAACATCCACTTCAAGACCTCGACCAACCGCGCGCCGCGCCAGAAGACCGAAGGCAAGGAAGGCGAGCGCCGCGCGCTGCGCCTCGAGCTGAAGGTGCTGGCCGACGTCGGCCTGCTGGGCATGCCGAACGCCGGCAAGTCGACCTTCGTGACGGCGATCTCGAATGCGCGTCCGAAAGTCGCGGACTATCCGTTCACGACCCTGCACCCGAACCTGGGCGTGGTGCGCGTCTCGCACGAGAAGAGCTTCGTGATCGCCGACATCCCCGGCCTGATCGAAGGCGCGGCGGAAGGCGCCGGCCTGGGCCACCAGTTCCTGCGCCACCTGAGCCGCACCGGCCTGCTGCTGCACATCGTCGATTTCGCACCGGCGGACGGCAAGAGCGACCCGGTCAAGGACACCAAGGCCCTGGTCAAGGAACTCGAGAAGTACGACGAGGAGCTGGTCAACAAGCCGCGCTGGCTGGTGCTGAACAAGCTGGACGTGGTGCCGGAAGAAGACCGCAAGAAGCTCGTCAAGGACTTCGTCAAGAAACTGGCCTGGAAGGGCCCCGTGTTCGAGATCTCGGCGCTGAACCGCGAAGGCTGCGAAGACCTGGTCCACGCGATCTACAAGTACCTGGAAGAGAAGCGCCATAGCGAGCAGCGCTCGGAAGAAAAGCAGATGACCGAGGAAGCGCGCGGCATCTCCTCCATCGACCCGGACGATCCGCGCTTCAAGATCCTCGAAGACTGATTTGGCATCATCCACGCAACAAGGGTTCGTCGATTCGCTCCAGCTGCGCGCGCGCCTGCGCAGCCAGCTGCTGCATGTCACCGCCACGGCCGGTTCGCTGGCCGCGCTGGGCGCCTTCCTCGATCCGGACCGGGTCGCGGAGGCGATGGGCCTGTTTCTCGTCGGCGTCAACGGCTACAGCCAGTTCTACGCCATCTATGTCGGAGTGCGCCTCGCTACCGCGGGACTGGCGCTCCTGGCGGCCAGGCGGGGCGACCAGCCCATCCTCGGCGACCTCGCAGCATTATTCATCCTGGCGCAGCCGCTCGGCCGCCTCGCCGCGTCCTTCGTGATCGGCCTGCCCCAGGGCTCACTGTTCGTCGTTAGCGGGATCGAAGTGCTGGTCGGCCTGGCGCTGCTGCTGCTTCGCCCGCGAGGAAAGCTTTTTTCGCCATCGCCCCCATCATGAGCTCCGCCATGTCCGCCACTTCCGTCATCCAGTCCACCGGCCGCATCATCGTCAAGGTCGGCTCCTCGCTCGTCACCAACGAAGGCCGCGGCCTCGACAACACCGCGATCGCACGCTGGGCCGCCCAGATCGCCTCGCTGCGCACCCTCGGCAAGGAAGTCGTGCTGGTGTCCTCCGGCGCGATCGCCGAAGGCATGCTGCGCCTCGGCTTCACGGCGCGCCCGACCGATATCCACGAGCTGCAGGCCTGCGCCGCCTGCGGCCAGATGGGCCTGGCCCAGATCTACGAAACCAGCTTCGCCACCCATGGCGTCAAGACCGCCCAGGTGCTGCTGACCCACGCCGACCTGGCCGACCGCGAACGCTACCTGAACGCGCGCTCGACGCTGACCACCCTGCTGCGCCTGGGCGTGGTCCCGATCATCAACGAGAACGACACCGTGGTCACGGACGAGATCAAGTTCGGCGACAACGACACCCTCGGCGCCCTGGTCGCCAACCTGATCGAGGCCGACGCCCTGGTCATCCTGACCGACCAGAAGGGCCTGTACTCGGCCGATCCGCGCAAGGACCCGCAGGCCAGGCTGATCGCCGAAGCCCAGGCCGGCGACACCTCGCTCGAGGCGATGGCCGGCGGCGCCGGCAGCAGCATCGGCAGCGGCGGCATGCTGACCAAGGTGCTGGCCGCCAAGCGCGCCGCGCGTTCGGGCGCGCACACGGTGATTGCCTGGGGCAGGGAAGACAATGTGCTGGTGCGCCTGGCCGGCGGCGAAGCGATCGGCACCCAGCTTCTGGCGCCGACCGCGCGCCTGACCGCGCGCCGCCAGTGGATGGTCGACCACCTGCACACCGCCGGCGAACTGGTGCTGGACGCCGGCGCCGTGCAGAAACTGGCGAAGGAAGGCAAGTCGCTGCTGCCGATCGGCGTCACCGGCGTGCGCGGCGAATTCGGCCGCGGCGCACTGGTGACCTGCGTGTCCGAAGACGGCGCCGAGATCGCGCGCGGGCTGACCAACTACACCGCTTCCGAAGTGAAGCGCATCATGCGCCACGCGTCATCGGAGATCGAGGCGATCCTCGGGTATGTCGAGGCGCCGGAACTGGTGCACCGGGATAACCTCGTCCTGCTCTGAAACCTGTGGAGAGCCGGCGTCTCAGCGGCACGACTGCCCGCCTGCGCCGGCCTGCAGCACCCCCGGCTCGGACACCGTGATCGTGTTCAGGCTGGGGTGGAAAGAAAAGCGCAGCGCATCGATCTGCTGCACCTTCCCCAGCGCCTGCTGCAGCCACACGTAATCGCAGCCCGGCGGCGCCGCGTGCGCGCTGACCGGTCCGGCATCGATCCAGTTGCCCTGGCCGTCGCGGAATTCCACTTTGTCGAGCTTGTCCAGCGCCTCGCGGTTGAGCCCCGCGTGGAAGGCCGTGGCGCTTGCCGTCTTGTCGAACAGGTAGATGTGGGTATAGGGGCGATCGGGTTCGATGGTCGCCTTCGGCGCGGGCAGCCAGTTCCGCTGCGCCGCCTCGCCGGCCGATCCGAGCGTGCAGGCCGATGGCATCGTGGCCAGCGTGTGATGGATGGTCTCGGCGTCGCGGCGCGCCTGCTCGGCGGCGCGGACCGGATCCTGGTCGGGCGCGGCCCGGCCAATGGCGCAGCTCAGGGAAAGGCAGGCAAGCAGCAGGGCCGGGCGGGAATGGCGTGTCAAGGTCATCCCCAAGCCTAGCATTTCCAAGGCGCTGAATATGCGCGGATTATTGCACTGCCGCTCGTCAGTCGCCCTCGTGGCAGACCACGCACAGCTTGTTGCCGTCCGGGTCGCGGAAATAGGCGCCGTAATAATTCTCATGATAGGCGGGCCGCAGCCCGGGCGCGCCGGCGCAGCTGCCGCCATGCGCGAGCGCGAGGGCGTGCGCGCGGTCGACTGTCGCGCGGTCGGGGGCCAGGAAGGCCGTCATCTGGCCATTGCCGGCGCCGTGTTCGCCCTCGGCGGGCGCGCCGACCAGGAACAGCGGCCGCGCCTGGCCAGGCATCTGCCAGCCGGCCCAGGGGCGGCCGTGGTCGCAGAAGCGCTGCGCGATGCCGAGCAGGGACATCAATGGCTCGTAGAAGGCAAGTGCCCGGTCGAAGTCGACGGCGCCGATGAAAACGTGCGAAAACATATCGCAAGCCTAACAGTTCCGATGCCGGATTGATACCAATGCCGCATTAAGGTAAATAAATTGCTATCACGTGGAAGGAAATCCTACTTTTCAGTTGATGTGTTGTGCTACATTATTTAGAAATCAAGAACAGCCAACCTTCATCCGAAAGGACCTGCCATGACCCGACACGCCGCGCTGGCGCTTGCCTTGTGCTGTTTCATGCTGCCGCCGGCCGGCGCCCAGGAATTGAATCTCGCCTCGCAGCTGCTGGAGGGCGGGACCGGCATCTTCGTGATCGGCGCCTTGTCGGTGCTGGCGCTGGCGGTGGCTTTCGAACGCCTGGCGAACTTCCGCGCCGCGAAAGTCGCGCCGCAGGCGCTGGCCGACGAGGCGCTCGGCCTGTGGCGCGCCGGCGATTTCCATGCGCTGGCCGAGCGCGCCGGCACGGACCGCAGCAGCCTGGCGCGCGTGCTCGAGTTCATGGCCGGGCATCCGCGCCTGCCGGTCGAAGCATTGTCGGCGCGCGCCGCGGAAATCGCATCGACGGAGCTGCGCCTGCAGCAGCAGAAGGCGTATGCGCTGAACGTGGTCGCCACCATCGCGCCCATCGTCGGCCTGCTCGGCACCGTGGTCGGCATGATCGAAGCCTTCCACGTGATCGCCTTTAACGGCATGGGCGATCCGACCCTGCTGGCGGGCGGAATCTC
This window of the Massilia sp. WG5 genome carries:
- a CDS encoding MFS transporter encodes the protein MNTVQTLEARPHLSSSLTFLLAGATGLTVAALYYSQPTLGVLAGDLHASPREIGWIPTLTQLGYALGLLLLAPLGDRFDRRNIILLKAVILCAALLLTGFAPGLPVLLVASLLVGLFATVAQDIVPAAATLAPPEERGKAVGTVMTGLLMGILLSRVVSGFVAETFGWRAMFVAAAVSVALLAVVLAKGLPRFAPTTSKPYPELLKSLVHLWVEYPKLRQAALAQSLLALGFSAFWSTLAVMLHDAPFHLGSGAAGAFGLAGAAGALAAPFAGRLADRHGPDWVLRIACAIAVVSFASMLLMPLLPVSAQLVLLALATVGFDLGVQASLISHQTIVYGIAPEARSRLNAVLMTCMFIGMATGGLLGAQVLASWGWMGVTLVATLAAGGALLVRLGTKR
- a CDS encoding glutathione S-transferase family protein, giving the protein MSITITAFERSPDGGKGLARDTRVRWALEETGQLYAVRLLSFGAMKEPAHLALHPFGQIPTYEEDGLALFETGAIVLHIAQRFPGLLPAEANARARAVAWMFAAVNTVEPPILDIFTARILEGDKPWAQERIPLVMERVRQRLRQLSARLGDADWLDGAFSAGDLMMVSVLLRARPSGILDEFPKLGAYVARGEARPAYQRAFAAQLAVNAATSIAPA
- a CDS encoding SirB2 family protein; the encoded protein is MDYRIDYLSLKHFHIGCVALSGTLFLLRGAWMLRASPMLGRRWVRIAPHIVDTLLLASAVGLAAWSHRYPGQQPWLTAKVLALLGYIVLGSVALKRGRSPGQRQAAFAAALALFAYIVLVAVTKRPFPFGSY
- a CDS encoding class I SAM-dependent methyltransferase, with product MPTNKAPSRNWFDQGGRAYARFRPEYPPQLAAFLASQAPGQQLAVDVGCGNGQLTQLLAPYFGKVVGLDPSEDQIANAVPDERIDYRCAPAEQLPLPDASASLITAAQAAHWFDLPAFYREARRIAVPGAVLALVSYGVMKLDPALDARFQKFYWEEIGPYWPPERKLVDTGYATIDFPFEELAPPALEIRLDWHLSEFLGYLTTWSAVKSAKEAGQEALLTAFANDIGQAWGDPNLRRSIRWPINMRIGTVS
- a CDS encoding MarR family winged helix-turn-helix transcriptional regulator, coding for MNSRQAPGLGELLRYVNDLVEQGAEEHYRAMSLNYRARYTPVLRALDAGAQTVTDITERTRLTQGAISQTVALLEGDGLIARHAVEDGRKSGIRLTAAGRSLVAKLERHWRATFGAIDGLEQEIGYPLRQVLEAAAEALQREGFSARIATAKAQAKGASSHADK
- a CDS encoding TerC/Alx family metal homeostasis membrane protein; this encodes MPASIGTPSLYASFTVLVIALLAVDFFMLKKEGAHTVGAREAAAWSVIWVSIALVFGALFWCYLAGIASPDIARARALEYFTGYLIEKSLAVDNVFVWISLFHYFAVPAALQKRVLLYGVLGAILMRAILVWLGALLLARFHWLLYLFGLLLLATGVKMLLFAGREPGLAANPVLRWMRGHLRIAEHYHGERFFVTLQGLRHATPLFLVLALVEVTDLIFAVDSIPAIFAVTRDPFIVFTSNIFAILGLRAMVFLLADMAQRFHLLKYGLAAILIFIGAKMLLLDLYKIPVGIALGVVGLILAAAVVASLAASRP
- the ispB gene encoding octaprenyl diphosphate synthase, which codes for MSAATQTAQQNPITRTIAADMEAVNGVIRQRLQSEVALVNQISEYIISAGGKRIRPVLVLLLANAYGYKGAGHHELAAVVEFIHTATLLHDDVVDESSMRRGRQTANAMFGNAASVLVGDYLYSRAFEMMTSLDDMRVMEILSRATTVIAEGEVLQLLNMHDPDVTQESYLTVIRSKTAKLFEAAAQLGALVAGANDAQVDAAGEYGRSLGTAFQLIDDVLDYAGDAAEIGKNVGDDLREGKPTLPLIYVMENGTPEQRELIRSCIEQGDETHFDAVLAAVTASGALDYTRGEAEAAARRAADAIADLPESEYKQSLLQLCSFAVDRNH
- the rplU gene encoding 50S ribosomal protein L21, translated to MYAVIKTGGKQYKVVAGEKLKIEQIPADIGSELTIDQVLAVGEGESIKFGAPLVEGASVRVTVVSQGRHDKVRIFKMRRRKHYQKRQGHRQNYTEIQVVAING
- the rpmA gene encoding 50S ribosomal protein L27; translation: MAHKKGGGTTRNGRDSESKRLGVKVYGGQSINAGGIIMRQRGTTIRPGTNVGLGKDHTLFALVNGTVKFVKQGVGSKQYVTVVAAEAVAA
- the cgtA gene encoding Obg family GTPase CgtA, which encodes MKFIDEARIEVIGGDGGNGCASFRREKFRPFGGPDGGDGGRGGSIWVVADRNINTLVDFRFSKVHMAKNGEPGRGSDCYGKGAEDVTLRMPVGTIIIDDNNGEIIADLTEHGQKELLARGGEGGWGNIHFKTSTNRAPRQKTEGKEGERRALRLELKVLADVGLLGMPNAGKSTFVTAISNARPKVADYPFTTLHPNLGVVRVSHEKSFVIADIPGLIEGAAEGAGLGHQFLRHLSRTGLLLHIVDFAPADGKSDPVKDTKALVKELEKYDEELVNKPRWLVLNKLDVVPEEDRKKLVKDFVKKLAWKGPVFEISALNREGCEDLVHAIYKYLEEKRHSEQRSEEKQMTEEARGISSIDPDDPRFKILED
- the proB gene encoding glutamate 5-kinase, yielding MSATSVIQSTGRIIVKVGSSLVTNEGRGLDNTAIARWAAQIASLRTLGKEVVLVSSGAIAEGMLRLGFTARPTDIHELQACAACGQMGLAQIYETSFATHGVKTAQVLLTHADLADRERYLNARSTLTTLLRLGVVPIINENDTVVTDEIKFGDNDTLGALVANLIEADALVILTDQKGLYSADPRKDPQARLIAEAQAGDTSLEAMAGGAGSSIGSGGMLTKVLAAKRAARSGAHTVIAWGREDNVLVRLAGGEAIGTQLLAPTARLTARRQWMVDHLHTAGELVLDAGAVQKLAKEGKSLLPIGVTGVRGEFGRGALVTCVSEDGAEIARGLTNYTASEVKRIMRHASSEIEAILGYVEAPELVHRDNLVLL
- a CDS encoding VOC family protein → MFSHVFIGAVDFDRALAFYEPLMSLLGIAQRFCDHGRPWAGWQMPGQARPLFLVGAPAEGEHGAGNGQMTAFLAPDRATVDRAHALALAHGGSCAGAPGLRPAYHENYYGAYFRDPDGNKLCVVCHEGD
- a CDS encoding MotA/TolQ/ExbB proton channel family protein; the encoded protein is MTRHAALALALCCFMLPPAGAQELNLASQLLEGGTGIFVIGALSVLALAVAFERLANFRAAKVAPQALADEALGLWRAGDFHALAERAGTDRSSLARVLEFMAGHPRLPVEALSARAAEIASTELRLQQQKAYALNVVATIAPIVGLLGTVVGMIEAFHVIAFNGMGDPTLLAGGISKALVNTAAGLSVALPSLAMHHFFRNRMVNIGITLERQLGRLLDEVRAREDKRETHHAH